One window from the genome of Scatophagus argus isolate fScaArg1 chromosome 13, fScaArg1.pri, whole genome shotgun sequence encodes:
- the LOC124068785 gene encoding acyl-coenzyme A thioesterase 1-like isoform X1, translating to MCTKFHSITPNWSVQQSLLPVPRETHLTGSLVCEEMSSQVRLMLLPSARCLFDEPVQVKVAGLRSRQVVTMRARSTDDKGVVFSSSATYKADGSGEIHLDRDPSLGGSYVGVEPMGLLWSMRPDTLHKMFQKLSSLNPHVVNFSVHEEDGEGRMLAEVTNERFLIGDGVSRHPIQKGNIRGVLFTPPGQGPFPAVLDLYTFEYEKRASLLANKGFVVLTVPLYNDKFHSIKEMHLDIFEEAADFLKRHPKVGSKGIGVVSRSKGGDIALSLAAFVPGVEAVVWLNGCNANVGIPLYYKKHKILSPLMYDIGKVIPTESGASMIKYGLIDPMSEGNKDSLVPIEQATGRFLFVASEDDLNWDSKAHMDMMVERLKRHGKDNFETASYPGAGHILEPPYGPFCPSGFHVVVRNPVLWGGEPRSHAAAEVHMWKKIQEFLRTHLRCDAIQTKMKL from the exons ATGTGCACAAAGTTTCATTCAATAACACCAAACTGGTCGGTGCAGCAGAGTTTATTACCAGTTCCGCGTGAGACTCATCTTACAG GATCATTAGTTTGTGAAGAGATGTCCTCCCAAGTCAGACTGATGCTGCTGCCAAGCGCCAGATGTTTGTTCGATGAGCCTGTCCAGGTGAAGGTGGCCGGGCTGAGGTCCAGACAGGTGGTCACCATGAGAGCCAGATCAACAGACGACAAGGGGGTGGTGTTCAGCTCCTCGGCCACCTACAAGGCTGATGGGAGCGGGGAGATCCACCTGGACAGAGACCCCTCACTCGGCGGGAGCTACGTCGGGGTTGAACCCATGGGTTTGCTGTGGTCGATGAGGCCAGACACCTtgcacaaaatgtttcaaaaactCAGTTCCCTAAATCCTCATGTGGTGAATTTCTCTGTTCATGAGGAGGATGGGGAGGGCAGGATGCTGGCAGAGGTGACCAATGAGAGGTTTCTGATTGGAGACGGGGTGAGTCGGCATCCCATCCAAAAGGGGAATATTCGTGGAGTCCTGTTTACACCCCCAG GACAAGGTCCATTCCCTGCTGTGTTGGACTTGTACACCTTTGAATATGAGAAAAGAGCCAGTTTGCTGGCCAACAAGGGGTTTGTAGTTCTCACAGTTCCTTTATACAATGACAAGTTCCACAGTATCAAAGAGATGCATCTGGATATTTTTGAAGAAGCAGCCGATTTCTTAAAACGACATCCGAAG GTGGGCAGTAAAGGAATTGGTGTCGTATCAAGATCAAAGGGAGGAGATATTGCACTTTCACTTGCTGCTTTTGTGCCTGGTGTTGAGGCTGTTGTGTGGCTCAACGGCTGCAATGCCAATGTGGGCATTCCTCTATactacaaaaaacataaaatcctCTCACCTTTAATGTATGACATCGGAAAGGTGATTCCCACTGAATCGGGAGCAAGCATGATCAAGTATGGTCTCATTGATCCAATGTCAGAGGGGAACAAAGACAGTCTGGTCCCCATTGAACAAGCCACGGGACGTTTCCTCTTTGTGGCTTCAGAAGACGACCTCAACTGGGACAGCAAAGCTCACATGGACATGATGGTGGAGAGACTGAAGCGTCACGGGAAGGACAACTTCGAGACTGCGTCTTACCCAGGAGCAGGACACATCCTGGAACCACCTTATGGACCCTTCTGCCCCTCCGGCTTTCATGTGGTTGTGAGGAATCCAGTCCTGTGGGGGGGTGAGCCCAGATCCCACGCAGCAGCTGAAGTCCACATGTGGAAGAAGATCCAGGAGTTTCTCAGAACTCACCTGCGCTGTGATGCCATACAGACTAAAATGAAATTATAG
- the LOC124068785 gene encoding acyl-coenzyme A thioesterase 1-like isoform X2, which translates to MSSQVRLMLLPSARCLFDEPVQVKVAGLRSRQVVTMRARSTDDKGVVFSSSATYKADGSGEIHLDRDPSLGGSYVGVEPMGLLWSMRPDTLHKMFQKLSSLNPHVVNFSVHEEDGEGRMLAEVTNERFLIGDGVSRHPIQKGNIRGVLFTPPGQGPFPAVLDLYTFEYEKRASLLANKGFVVLTVPLYNDKFHSIKEMHLDIFEEAADFLKRHPKVGSKGIGVVSRSKGGDIALSLAAFVPGVEAVVWLNGCNANVGIPLYYKKHKILSPLMYDIGKVIPTESGASMIKYGLIDPMSEGNKDSLVPIEQATGRFLFVASEDDLNWDSKAHMDMMVERLKRHGKDNFETASYPGAGHILEPPYGPFCPSGFHVVVRNPVLWGGEPRSHAAAEVHMWKKIQEFLRTHLRCDAIQTKMKL; encoded by the exons ATGTCCTCCCAAGTCAGACTGATGCTGCTGCCAAGCGCCAGATGTTTGTTCGATGAGCCTGTCCAGGTGAAGGTGGCCGGGCTGAGGTCCAGACAGGTGGTCACCATGAGAGCCAGATCAACAGACGACAAGGGGGTGGTGTTCAGCTCCTCGGCCACCTACAAGGCTGATGGGAGCGGGGAGATCCACCTGGACAGAGACCCCTCACTCGGCGGGAGCTACGTCGGGGTTGAACCCATGGGTTTGCTGTGGTCGATGAGGCCAGACACCTtgcacaaaatgtttcaaaaactCAGTTCCCTAAATCCTCATGTGGTGAATTTCTCTGTTCATGAGGAGGATGGGGAGGGCAGGATGCTGGCAGAGGTGACCAATGAGAGGTTTCTGATTGGAGACGGGGTGAGTCGGCATCCCATCCAAAAGGGGAATATTCGTGGAGTCCTGTTTACACCCCCAG GACAAGGTCCATTCCCTGCTGTGTTGGACTTGTACACCTTTGAATATGAGAAAAGAGCCAGTTTGCTGGCCAACAAGGGGTTTGTAGTTCTCACAGTTCCTTTATACAATGACAAGTTCCACAGTATCAAAGAGATGCATCTGGATATTTTTGAAGAAGCAGCCGATTTCTTAAAACGACATCCGAAG GTGGGCAGTAAAGGAATTGGTGTCGTATCAAGATCAAAGGGAGGAGATATTGCACTTTCACTTGCTGCTTTTGTGCCTGGTGTTGAGGCTGTTGTGTGGCTCAACGGCTGCAATGCCAATGTGGGCATTCCTCTATactacaaaaaacataaaatcctCTCACCTTTAATGTATGACATCGGAAAGGTGATTCCCACTGAATCGGGAGCAAGCATGATCAAGTATGGTCTCATTGATCCAATGTCAGAGGGGAACAAAGACAGTCTGGTCCCCATTGAACAAGCCACGGGACGTTTCCTCTTTGTGGCTTCAGAAGACGACCTCAACTGGGACAGCAAAGCTCACATGGACATGATGGTGGAGAGACTGAAGCGTCACGGGAAGGACAACTTCGAGACTGCGTCTTACCCAGGAGCAGGACACATCCTGGAACCACCTTATGGACCCTTCTGCCCCTCCGGCTTTCATGTGGTTGTGAGGAATCCAGTCCTGTGGGGGGGTGAGCCCAGATCCCACGCAGCAGCTGAAGTCCACATGTGGAAGAAGATCCAGGAGTTTCTCAGAACTCACCTGCGCTGTGATGCCATACAGACTAAAATGAAATTATAG